One Streptosporangium sp. NBC_01495 DNA window includes the following coding sequences:
- a CDS encoding SDR family oxidoreductase, with the protein MSITKFAVAGATGRLGRHVVDILTERGHQVVPMSRATGVDIITGEGLAEALTGVDAIIDVASWHASEQEAATEFFRTSARNLHEYGQKAGVTQIAMASIIGVDKATAGFVAAKKVHEELLLSGPLPVRILRSAQFHEFVGQLLDWQQGDVAYLPALPTQLVACRTVAEELVDLATDPDAPAPGTPIPEIAGPRKETMAEAAQLLGARRGIKVVGVDGSGIPDAEIAANGGFLPSPHAKLAGPTFREWLDTQP; encoded by the coding sequence ATGAGCATCACCAAGTTCGCGGTGGCAGGGGCGACCGGGCGGCTGGGCCGCCACGTCGTCGACATCCTCACCGAACGGGGGCACCAGGTGGTGCCGATGTCCCGAGCCACCGGCGTTGACATCATCACCGGTGAGGGCCTGGCCGAGGCTCTCACCGGGGTCGATGCCATCATCGACGTCGCCTCCTGGCACGCCTCCGAGCAGGAGGCGGCGACGGAGTTCTTCCGCACGTCGGCCCGCAATCTGCACGAGTACGGCCAGAAGGCGGGAGTCACCCAGATCGCCATGGCGTCCATCATCGGCGTCGACAAGGCCACCGCCGGTTTCGTCGCCGCCAAGAAGGTGCACGAGGAGCTCCTGCTGTCCGGCCCGCTTCCCGTCCGCATCCTGCGGTCCGCGCAGTTCCACGAGTTCGTCGGTCAGCTCCTGGACTGGCAGCAGGGCGACGTCGCCTACCTCCCGGCCCTGCCCACCCAGCTCGTGGCCTGCCGCACCGTGGCCGAGGAACTGGTCGACCTGGCCACCGACCCCGACGCGCCCGCCCCGGGAACGCCGATCCCCGAGATCGCCGGACCCCGTAAGGAGACCATGGCGGAGGCGGCCCAACTCCTCGGCGCCCGCCGAGGCATCAAGGTCGTCGGCGTCGACGGCTCCGGCATACCCGATGCCGAGATCGCCGCCAACGGCGGGTTCCTGCCCAGCCCGCACGCCAAGCTCGCCGGAC
- a CDS encoding alpha/beta fold hydrolase yields the protein MIPSAWVTLEELPLTPNGKLDRKALPAPEPAGADGFRVPPRDPVEGRVAAIWEELFDVPMVGVFDDFFDLGGHSLLALRLAVRIRQEFGRELPVAAVLASPTVAGLADVLRRPEDLGEQRVVTLNAEGDRTPIVLVHALGGQVFRYHPMARRLGPDQPVYAIAASGLMPGEDPHTTMADMVEDYVDRLRAVRPGGPYVLGGFCIGGNIAMEMARRLRALGEDVPLLVLFYSDADEPVITSSLEDDASLMTHALAGGPLETSGAEFAGLGPEEMLVAVIAAAGREQRLAPDTADVEQARRFLRVFRANAHAVGRYRHEPYDGDVALFAPAGDRPDLGWNGVVKGNLAIEAIPGERVVILFEPLVAEAAAKLRSWIDHGVTGH from the coding sequence ATGATCCCGTCGGCCTGGGTGACGCTGGAGGAACTCCCCCTCACCCCCAACGGCAAGCTGGACCGGAAGGCCCTGCCCGCGCCGGAACCGGCGGGCGCGGACGGATTCAGGGTGCCGCCGAGGGACCCGGTCGAGGGACGGGTCGCGGCGATCTGGGAGGAGTTGTTCGACGTCCCGATGGTCGGGGTGTTCGACGACTTCTTCGACCTGGGCGGGCACTCGCTGCTGGCGCTCCGGCTGGCCGTGCGGATCAGGCAGGAGTTCGGCAGGGAACTGCCCGTGGCGGCCGTGCTGGCCTCGCCGACCGTGGCGGGCCTGGCGGACGTGCTGCGCCGCCCGGAGGACCTGGGCGAGCAGCGGGTGGTGACGCTCAACGCGGAAGGCGACCGTACCCCGATCGTCCTGGTGCACGCCCTGGGCGGGCAGGTCTTCCGCTACCACCCGATGGCCCGCAGGCTCGGCCCCGACCAGCCCGTCTACGCGATCGCGGCCAGCGGGCTGATGCCCGGTGAGGACCCGCACACCACCATGGCCGACATGGTCGAGGACTACGTCGACCGGCTGCGCGCCGTCCGTCCCGGCGGGCCGTACGTACTGGGCGGGTTCTGCATCGGCGGGAACATCGCGATGGAGATGGCCAGGCGGCTGCGCGCCCTCGGCGAGGACGTCCCGCTGCTGGTGCTGTTCTACTCCGACGCGGACGAACCCGTGATCACCAGCTCGTTGGAGGACGACGCCTCGCTCATGACCCACGCGCTGGCGGGAGGACCGCTGGAGACGAGCGGCGCGGAGTTCGCCGGGCTCGGCCCCGAGGAGATGCTGGTGGCGGTCATCGCCGCCGCCGGGCGGGAGCAGCGGCTGGCACCCGACACCGCCGACGTCGAGCAGGCCCGGCGCTTCCTCCGGGTGTTCCGGGCCAACGCCCACGCGGTCGGCCGCTACCGGCACGAGCCGTACGACGGTGACGTGGCGCTGTTCGCCCCCGCCGGTGACCGGCCCGATCTGGGCTGGAACGGCGTGGTCAAGGGGAACCTCGCGATCGAGGCGATTCCCGGCGAGCGCGTGGTCATCCTGTTCGAACCCCTGGTCGCCGAGGCGGCCGCCAAGCTGAGGAGTTGGATCGACCATGGCGTCACCGGACACTGA
- a CDS encoding RNA polymerase sigma-70 factor — translation MLGSAADAEDVLQETWLRWVDVDLTTVREERAYLVRIVTRQALDRLRALGRRKESYVGPWLPEPLLTAPDVAEDVELAESVSMAMLLVLETLQPTERAVFVLREVFDLEYDEIAEAVDKSPAAVRQIAYRARAHVAARRPRGIASPAETRAALQAFQRAVETGELQSLLDVLAPDVVALSDGGGVRHALLRPVVGLDNVARLLAVGWWKRDAERSTELVQINGGPGLLVRVNGEIDGVVAVRVESGYVTGAYHVRNPEKLSRVERETAVSR, via the coding sequence ATGCTCGGCTCGGCCGCCGACGCCGAGGACGTCCTGCAGGAGACCTGGCTGCGCTGGGTGGACGTCGATCTGACCACTGTGCGGGAGGAGCGTGCCTACCTGGTGCGGATCGTCACCCGGCAGGCGCTGGACCGGCTGCGCGCGCTCGGTCGGCGTAAGGAGTCCTATGTCGGGCCGTGGTTGCCCGAGCCGTTGCTGACCGCGCCTGATGTGGCCGAGGACGTCGAGCTCGCCGAGAGCGTCTCGATGGCGATGCTGCTGGTGCTGGAGACGCTTCAGCCGACCGAGCGGGCGGTGTTCGTGCTGCGCGAGGTGTTCGATCTGGAGTACGACGAGATCGCCGAAGCCGTCGACAAGAGCCCGGCCGCGGTCCGCCAGATCGCTTACCGGGCGCGGGCACACGTCGCCGCGCGCCGACCACGCGGCATCGCCTCCCCGGCCGAGACCCGAGCCGCACTCCAGGCCTTCCAGCGAGCGGTCGAAACCGGCGAGTTGCAGAGCCTGCTCGACGTCCTCGCGCCGGATGTCGTCGCCCTGAGCGACGGCGGCGGAGTCAGGCATGCCCTGCTGCGGCCCGTTGTGGGGCTCGACAACGTGGCTCGTTTACTGGCCGTCGGCTGGTGGAAACGCGACGCGGAAAGGTCGACCGAGCTGGTGCAGATCAATGGCGGCCCTGGGCTGCTCGTGCGAGTCAACGGGGAGATCGACGGAGTGGTGGCGGTGCGCGTGGAGAGCGGCTATGTCACCGGCGCCTACCACGTGCGCAATCCCGAGAAGCTGTCGCGCGTGGAGCGGGAGACCGCAGTGAGCCGCTGA
- a CDS encoding maleylpyruvate isomerase family mycothiol-dependent enzyme translates to MTTLTDRTITALRTTHDELAAFVRGLDAADLTRPSGCSEWTVAQVLSHLGSGAEIGLATLRAAQDGRDAPGQDFNHPVWDRWNAKDPEEQAADFLTADADIVSAYESLDADARERLQIKLGFLPMPGSVALVAGMRLNEAALHAWDVKVAFDPKATVARDAAGVLTDLYTGPLDFMIGFIGRSDALDPRVATTLRVETIDPEHVLGLTLGETVGFSEAPEPADVTLTLPCEAWARLLGGRLAPEHTPPSVTVTGDGVILDDLRRVFPGI, encoded by the coding sequence ATGACCACACTCACCGACAGGACCATCACGGCTCTGCGCACCACCCACGACGAGCTGGCGGCCTTCGTCCGGGGGCTGGACGCCGCCGACCTCACCCGGCCCTCGGGCTGTTCGGAGTGGACCGTCGCCCAGGTGCTCAGCCACCTCGGCAGCGGCGCCGAGATCGGCCTGGCGACACTGCGCGCGGCGCAGGACGGCCGGGACGCCCCGGGTCAGGACTTCAACCACCCGGTGTGGGACCGCTGGAACGCGAAGGACCCCGAGGAGCAGGCCGCGGACTTCCTCACCGCCGACGCCGACATCGTCTCGGCGTACGAGAGCCTCGACGCCGACGCCCGCGAGCGGCTGCAGATCAAGCTGGGATTCCTCCCCATGCCCGGCAGCGTCGCGCTGGTGGCCGGGATGCGCCTGAACGAGGCCGCCCTGCACGCCTGGGACGTCAAGGTCGCCTTCGACCCCAAGGCCACCGTCGCGCGGGACGCCGCCGGGGTGCTGACCGACCTGTACACCGGGCCGCTCGATTTCATGATCGGTTTCATCGGCAGATCCGACGCCCTGGACCCGCGCGTGGCCACGACCCTCCGGGTCGAGACGATCGACCCCGAGCACGTCCTGGGCCTCACCCTCGGGGAGACCGTCGGCTTCAGCGAGGCGCCGGAACCGGCCGACGTCACCCTGACGCTTCCCTGCGAGGCCTGGGCGCGCCTGCTCGGCGGCAGGCTGGCCCCCGAGCACACCCCGCCGTCGGTGACCGTCACCGGCGACGGCGTCATCCTCGACGACCTCCGCCGGGTGTTCCCCGGTATCTGA
- a CDS encoding carboxymuconolactone decarboxylase family protein gives MSTPTTTKQEDLRSRMPNPLPFVPELAEVGEGLHKVLRNGAISPTTISLLQLRAGQILGSTYFTIRETNNLRRIGESEERITAVATWHDATYFTDAERVALELVEAVLTPNPSGERVPDELYAKASAHYDDKAMWTLIMAIAHIGFFTPAALIAKPIPGMPPGQNYSE, from the coding sequence ATGTCCACACCCACGACGACCAAGCAGGAGGACCTGCGGTCGCGCATGCCCAACCCCCTCCCCTTCGTCCCCGAGCTTGCAGAAGTCGGCGAAGGCCTGCACAAGGTCCTCAGGAACGGCGCGATTTCCCCGACGACCATCAGCCTGCTGCAGCTGCGCGCCGGGCAGATCCTCGGCAGCACGTACTTCACCATCCGGGAGACCAACAACCTCCGCAGGATCGGGGAATCAGAGGAGCGCATCACCGCCGTGGCCACCTGGCACGACGCCACCTACTTCACCGACGCCGAACGGGTCGCACTGGAGCTCGTGGAGGCCGTCCTCACCCCGAACCCGTCCGGGGAGCGCGTCCCCGACGAGCTGTACGCCAAGGCGTCCGCGCACTACGACGACAAGGCGATGTGGACGCTCATCATGGCGATCGCCCACATCGGCTTCTTCACCCCCGCCGCTCTCATCGCCAAGCCGATCCCCGGCATGCCCCCCGGCCAGAACTACAGCGAGTGA
- a CDS encoding MFS transporter encodes MASPDTESTRNAGSTGPPQSTGSTATVGAPTTTGTADTPVAGAPEVPGAAGGPETSEGSGGPGASGGPGAPGDEKRPEETGDDGGLWRNQDFLRLWTGQTLSQFGSQISYVAIPLIAVVTLGASATEMGVLGALVRLPMLGFLLFGVYIDRMRKRPVLIWSDLGRAAVLALVPLLYVMDGLTLGVLYAVVFVLSLLSVLFQVAYRSYFPSLVPLRHLGDGNGKLQLSESLAQTAGPGAAAALIKVVAAPLLIMIDVLSYLFSAIAILLIRKREEVPAPDDETAGSVHRAIWAGFRWVMDQPMIRPLAIASGLYSFFVMGAMQSIYVLFLLRGGPDLPVEWVGIVMATGGVGAILGATLSVRTMRRMGIGPTLLWSTIIGNCALLLVPFASGPVWLAAGMLGLSQFVVWASNQVFFVSNMTLVQSITPPHLQARVIGTIYSLGLIPAPLGALGAGLLGEALGLRPAILFAVIAGAILPILLLVFSPIPKVREIPGT; translated from the coding sequence ATGGCGTCACCGGACACTGAGAGCACCCGGAACGCGGGGAGCACGGGACCGCCACAGAGCACCGGGAGCACCGCGACGGTCGGGGCTCCAACGACGACCGGAACGGCCGACACCCCGGTCGCCGGAGCCCCTGAAGTCCCCGGAGCCGCCGGAGGTCCCGAGACCTCCGAAGGCTCAGGAGGACCCGGGGCCTCCGGGGGTCCCGGTGCCCCCGGGGACGAGAAGCGGCCCGAGGAGACCGGTGACGACGGCGGTCTCTGGCGTAACCAGGACTTCCTGCGGCTGTGGACCGGCCAGACCCTCTCCCAGTTCGGCTCCCAGATCTCGTACGTGGCGATCCCGCTGATCGCCGTCGTCACCCTGGGCGCGAGCGCGACCGAGATGGGCGTCCTGGGCGCGCTGGTACGGCTGCCGATGCTGGGATTCCTGCTGTTCGGCGTCTACATCGACCGGATGCGCAAGCGGCCGGTGCTGATCTGGTCGGACCTGGGCCGGGCGGCGGTGCTGGCCCTGGTACCGCTGCTGTACGTGATGGACGGCCTCACGCTCGGGGTGCTGTACGCGGTCGTGTTCGTGCTGAGCCTGCTGTCGGTGCTGTTCCAGGTCGCGTACCGCTCCTACTTCCCGTCGCTGGTCCCGCTGCGTCACCTGGGGGACGGCAACGGCAAGCTGCAGCTGAGCGAGTCACTGGCGCAGACGGCCGGTCCCGGCGCGGCGGCGGCGCTGATCAAGGTGGTCGCCGCGCCACTGCTGATCATGATCGACGTGCTCTCCTACCTGTTCTCCGCGATCGCCATCCTCCTCATCCGCAAGCGCGAGGAGGTGCCCGCCCCGGACGACGAGACGGCCGGGAGCGTGCACCGGGCGATCTGGGCGGGCTTCCGGTGGGTGATGGACCAGCCGATGATCCGGCCGCTGGCCATCGCCAGCGGGCTGTACTCGTTCTTCGTCATGGGCGCCATGCAGTCGATCTACGTGCTGTTCCTGCTGCGGGGCGGGCCCGACCTGCCGGTGGAGTGGGTGGGGATCGTGATGGCGACCGGCGGCGTCGGCGCCATCCTCGGCGCGACCCTGTCGGTGCGGACCATGCGCCGCATGGGGATCGGCCCGACACTGCTGTGGAGCACGATCATCGGCAACTGCGCGCTGCTGCTGGTGCCGTTCGCGTCGGGACCGGTCTGGCTGGCCGCCGGGATGCTCGGCCTCTCCCAGTTCGTCGTCTGGGCGAGCAACCAGGTCTTCTTCGTCAGCAACATGACCCTGGTGCAGTCGATCACCCCGCCGCACCTCCAGGCCAGGGTGATCGGCACGATCTACTCCCTGGGACTGATCCCGGCCCCGCTCGGTGCCCTGGGCGCGGGCCTGCTCGGCGAGGCCCTCGGCCTGCGCCCGGCCATCCTGTTCGCGGTGATCGCCGGGGCCATCCTGCCGATCCTGCTGCTGGTCTTCTCCCCGATCCCGAAGGTGAGGGAGATCCCCGGCACCTGA
- a CDS encoding VOC family protein encodes MIGNLQCVVLDCPDAPALARFYRSLLGGELNRPDPRWSLDDDWATLHTGSGLVLAFQGVREYRPPRWPDPARPQQFHLDIDVADLDRARRQVLQLGATLLDAGDGTRGWHIYADPAGHPFCLLRG; translated from the coding sequence GTGATCGGCAACCTGCAGTGCGTGGTGCTGGACTGTCCCGACGCGCCGGCCCTCGCCCGGTTCTACCGGTCGCTTCTCGGTGGCGAGCTCAACCGGCCCGATCCTCGATGGTCGCTCGACGACGACTGGGCGACCCTTCACACCGGCTCCGGCCTCGTGCTCGCGTTCCAGGGTGTGCGGGAGTATCGGCCACCGCGCTGGCCGGACCCGGCGCGCCCGCAGCAGTTCCATCTGGACATCGACGTGGCGGACCTCGACCGGGCCCGGCGGCAGGTCCTCCAGCTCGGCGCCACCCTGCTGGACGCCGGAGACGGCACCCGCGGCTGGCACATCTACGCAGACCCGGCCGGACACCCCTTCTGCCTGCTCCGCGGCTGA